In the genome of Trichoplusia ni isolate ovarian cell line Hi5 chromosome 27, tn1, whole genome shotgun sequence, one region contains:
- the LOC113505862 gene encoding uncharacterized protein LOC113505862, producing MVQKATRTRQEPQFKNFDETCSCTKCDSLYCFSKRHFEDSCSCSCNNCKESKTCLFYTNRLVRVSQSRSDATNTAPICTISSATGDNAYSNSKYSPFYKVASTNSHETVIASKHSSSILAITNKHSSKTLAITNKQSSKVLAITNKTSKTLAITNKQSLKALAITNEQSSNMLAIINKKPSQNLAITHKTPAVFTNKFLGQHVIVAYETEIHSIFSTQKKPFERSENSIKKEDSAYKCSSCCTEPIPKPESRSCGHHRSAETYKAPEQMGCLSRESYQPSSPGYVLDLSNYKTQSKTGSKTESKTNTCKDTCTDINQTMTNKTTYAKNNDICDASATGCKSGHDHMNSRGYVVDISGGLYRQTRNPLETCKTIFTSPINAIKALCTTCRPQKNQKTLSEGKKYNEGLSSMCKCQTPDSGPGYIIDLNNKKPCDCNQSQEKEQKPFYNKEDYNKTAKPDSQHTSRGYVFNMPKPYDITQLKKCCKCNQPKLESNPPGYTIDLKTNCDCNTPKLVSDPPGYVYNYTQRIKLQRKTTCNCELLPANNLSYPPGFVLVIPPGQGLKDKPTHQTTKFLPGTDSDSCGCKATKNILSFWPGKAKKHTSKNQKNPCSCSGSQHEKPRDSRGYVLELGQYIGDSENKPYNTACKISKPISTSPESSAYKLELCRNILKIQKNAIETLDNLCLLQKKCCNCLPNQIERSENNAKQKYLNKPASIKQQLCQNILETQLNAVGILQDVTCAAQENSYSYPFNEQDGKRSKGYKELLTNKTSCNQCTHPNKNRQKFFINFVETNRTGFDPLGSMYKKSSCECGNKNSPGFVVELVRQKDDPTNKTSINNSQKKKCDCEESRKRLSSSAGYILDLDQYKNEAVNKPRKLSKNLIESECQHKNCECRKRMSSSAGYILDLDQYKHEPINKTRKLSKNAFDVQRNTIESLNNTNQKKKCECSEHQKSSSEFDGYIMDLKQYINLPKNSSQRSNIEHRTEITCNKCCVCKKHSKHTSESAGYVLELSQYKEKAMESSNKKSSCLCSDNKKMSETAGYIFDLGHFKQELPTKTHKLSKNIFGIQRDTIGSVTSANQKKSCGCSETRNKLSSSAGYVLELEQYKKTCACRKSSQMTSEPPGGYIVDLYQYKQKQPQNGNKTCNCNHDKKKTDSASEFQHIGRQLPNIPKTDSRNASEIKTNTNCHKSCVCKKPSKLISDPPGYILDLDQYKQERGKNDHDSCNCGKDKKKPHGSATYLQDISRQPSNIPKQSSKTTSEIKTNTNCHTSCVCQKPSKLISDPPGYILDLDQYKQDRGKNERGGCNCGQGKRKPFGSATQLQDTSRQQLNMPKSSSKTTPEIKTNTNCHTSCVCQKPSKLISDPPGYILDLDQYKQERGKNDQDSCNCGKEKKKPLGSATYLQDISRQPSNVPKQSSKTTSEIKTNTNCHKSCVCQKPSKLISDPPGYILDLDQYKQDRGKNDHDSCNCGKEKKKPLGSATYLQDISRQPSNVPKQSSKTTSEIKTNTNCHTSCVCQKPSKLISDPPGYILDLDQYKQERGKHDHDSCNCGQGKKKPFGSSTQFQDTSRQQLNVSKSSSKTTPEIKTNTNCHKSCVCQKPSKLISDPPGYILDLDQYKQNREKNDNDGCNCGQQKKKPFDSATKLQEISRQVSNMPKKNSKITSEIKTNTNCHKSCVCQKPSKLISDPPGYILDLDQYKKEHARNKDDKCKCSDQKKISSELSGYILDLQEYKLPKNKAHVISKNIFEVQMNTIETHKNADQKKNCSCSDSHNRSSRGYVLDLKQYKQTQQKNSCSCNDNESGKKRSNSAGYIVDLQQYKQKARENTHSETCNCKETIKKLEPITCCVGDIESNENRFKTNMQQPPTNSTAVSDLTCNCSEPSGNKLNNDFRKIQGPTRNALEVCKNIYGSHMNTYEIDYRKSETDDEMCNCNQSGANRREFPKSTKVALNDAKETCNCEQTSQRKYKT from the exons ATGGTTCAAAAAGCTACTCGTACAAGACAAGAACCACAATTTAAGAACTTTGATGAAACTTGTTCTTGTACCAAATGTGACTCACTGTATTGTTTTTCAAAGAGACACTTTGAAGACTCTTGCTCTTGCTCTTGCAATAACTGCAAGGAATCTAAAACATGCCTTTTCTACACTAATAGATTAGTAAGAGTGAGCCAGAGTCGCTCAGACGCAACAAATACAGCTCCCATATGTACAATTTCGTCGGCGACGGGTGACAATGCTTACTCCAATAGCAAATATTCTCCATTTTATAAAGTCGCTTCTACAAATTCTCATGAAACAGTCATAGCAAGCAAGCACTCTTCAAGTATTTTAGccattacaaacaaacattcctCGAAGACTCTAGCCATAACAAACAAGCAATCGTCTAAGGTGTTAGCCATTACAAACAAGACTTCAAAAACTTTAGCCATTACCAACAAGCAGTCCTTAAAGGCTTTAGCCATTACAAACGAGCAATCCTCAAATATGTTAgctattataaacaaaaaaccttCGCAAAATTTAGCTATTACCCACAAAACTCCCGCAGtctttacaaacaaatttcTAGGTCAACATGTTATAGTAGCCTATGAGACCGaaatacattcaatatttaGCACACAAAAGAAACCGTTCGAACGCTCTgagaattcaataaaaaaggaAGACAGCGCATATAAATGCTCGTCGTGTTGTACTGAACCAATACCAAAACCAGAATCACGTTCTTGTGGACATCACCGATCAGCGGAAACTTACAAAGCACCGGAGCAAATGGGTTGTTTGTCTCGAGAATCATACCAACCATCATCACCAGGGTATGTACTCGatctaagtaattataaaacgcAAAGCAAAACTGGAAGCAAAACTGAAAGCAAAACGAATACGTGCAAAGATACGTGTACTGATATTAATCAAACAATGACAAACAAAACTACTTAcgcaaaaaataatgatatttgtgACGCAAGCGCAACTGGGTGTAAGTCCGGCCATGATCACATGAATTCCCGAGGTTATGTTGTTGACATTTCGGGCGGTCTATACAGGCAAACAAGAAACCCACTAGAAACATGTAAAACCATTTTTACCAGTCCAATAAATGCAATCAAAGCATTATGCACTACGTGTAGGCCACAGAAGAATCAAAAAACATTAAGTGaaggcaaaaaatataatgaaggtTTGTCAAGCATGTGTAAGTGCCAGACTCCAGATTCTGGACCCGGCTACATAATAGaccttaataataaaaagccATGTGACTGCAATCAGTCTCaggaaaaagaacaaaaaccaTTCTACAATAAAGAAGATTACAACAAAACGGCGAAACCTGACTCACAGCATACTTCACGAGgatatgtatttaatatgcCAAAACCATATGacataacacaattaaaaaaatgttgtaaatgcAATCAGCCAAAACTAGAGTCGAATCCTCCGGGATAtacaattgatttaaaaacgAATTGTGACTGCAATACCCCTAAACTTGTGTCGGACCCGCCAGGATATGTCTATAACTACACTCAACGTATAAAATTACAACGTAAAACTACTTGCAACTGCGAACTATTACcagcaaataatttatcataccCTCCAGGATTTGTTCTTGTTATACCACCAGGACAAGGTTTAAAAGATAAACCCACGCATCAGACTACAAAATTTTTACCAGGTACAGATTCAGATTCCTGCGGATGCAAAGCGACAAAGAATATATTAAGTTTTTGGCCCGGAAAAGCAAAAAAGCACACATCGAAAAATCAGAAGAATCCCTGTAGTTGCAGTGGATCACAGCATGAGAAGCCTCGAGACTCGCGCGGATATGTTTTAGAGCTTGGTCAATATATAGGTGATTCAGAAAATAAACCATACAATACTGCATGCAAAATATCGAAACCTATATCAACATCACCAGAATCAAGCGCTTATAAGCTTGAATTATGCAGAAATATccttaaaattcaaaaaaatgcaattgaaACCCTAGACAATCTTTGcctactacaaaaaaaatgttgtaattgtCTTCCTAATCAGATTGAACGATCTGAAAATAatgctaaacaaaaatatttaaataaaccagcatcaataaaacaacaattgtGCCAAAACATACTTGAGACTCAGTTAAACGCGGTTGGTATATTACAAGACGTGACATGCGCAGCACAGGAGAACAGTTATTCTTATCCATTCAATGAACAAGATGGTAAAAGATCAAAAGGCTATAAAGAATTACTAACAAACAAAACTTCATGCAATCAATGTACTCatccaaataaaaatagacaaaagtttttcataaatttcgTTGAGACGAATAGAACTGGATTTGACCCTTTAGGGTcaatgtataaaaaaagttcCTGTGAATGCGGTAACAAAAACTCACCCGGCTTTGTGGTTGAGTTAGTGAGACAAAAAGATGATCCAACGAATAAAACCAGTATAAACAAcagtcagaaaaaaaaatgtgactgCGAAGAGTCTCGGAAAAGATTATCTAGCTCAGCCGGTTACATATTAGATCTagatcaatataaaaatgaagcAGTAAATAAACCacgtaaattaagtaaaaatttaattgaGAGTGAATGTCAGCACAAAAATTGCGAATGTCGAAAAAGAATGTCTAGTTCGGCAGGATACATATTAGACTTGGACCAATATAAACAtgaaccaataaataaaactcgtaAGTTGAGTAAAAATGCGTTTGATGTACAAAGAAATACTATAGAAtcactaaacaatacaaatcagaaaaaaaagtgCGAATGCAGTGAACATCAAAAGAGTTCGTCCGAGTTTGATGGATATATAATGGATCTTAAGCAATATATTAATTTGCCAAAAAACTCTTCACAACGATCTAATATCGAGCATCGTACCGAAATCACCTGTAATAAatgttgtgtttgtaaaaaGCATTCAAAACATACATCGGAATCAGCAGGATATGTTTTAGAGCTCAGCCAATATAAAGAAAAAGCCATGGAATCATCAAACAAGAAAAGCAGTTGTTTGTGTAGCGACAATAAGAAAATGTCGGAAACTGCAGGTTATATTTTTGATCTAGGCCATTTTAAGCAAGAGTTGCCAACTAAAACCCATAAAttgagtaaaaatatatttggtataCAAAGAGATACCATTGGATCGGTAACAAGCGCAAACCAGAAAAAAAGTTGTGGTTGCAGTGAAACACGAAATAAACTATCTAGCTCAGCAGGGTATGTATTGGAGCtggaacaatataaaaaaacttgcgCTTGTCGTAAATCATCACAAATGACATCAGAACCTCCCGGAGGATATATAGTTGACTTATACCAATACAAGCAAAAACAACCTCAAAATGGGAATAAGACTTGTAATTGTAATCATGACAAGAAAAAAACTGATTCCGCGTCCGAATTTCAACACATAGGGCGTCAACTACCGAATATTCCCAAGACGGACAGTAGAAATGCTTCTGAAATAAAGACTAACACAAATTGCCACAAAAGTTGTGTGTGCAAAAAACCATCCAAACTTATATCAGACCCCCCAGGCTATATTCTAGATCTCGATCAATATAAACAAGAGAGAGGAAAGAATGACCATGACAGCTGTAATTGTGgtaaagataagaaaaaacCGCATGGTTCCGCAACTTATCTTCAAGACATTTCTCGGCAACCATCGAATATACCGAAACAATCGAGTAAGACtacttctgaaataaaaacaaacacaaattgtCACACAAGTTGTGTGTGCCAAAAACCATCCAAACTTATATCAGACCCGCCAGGTTATATACTAGATCTAGATCAATATAAGCAAGACAGAGGCAAAAATGAACGTGGCGGATGTAATTGCGGTCAAGGAAAGAGAAAGCCGTTTGGTTCAGCAACGCAGCTTCAAGACACTTCTCGGCAACAGCTGAATATGCCGAAAAGTTCGAGTAAAACTActcctgaaataaaaacaaacacaaattgtCACACAAGTTGTGTGTGCCAAAAACCATCCAAACTTATATCAGACCCGCCAGGCTATATCCTAGATCTAGATCAATACAAGCAAGAACGAGGAAAAAATGACCAAGACAGCTGTAATTGtggcaaagaaaagaaaaaaccgCTTGGTTCAGCAACTTATTTACAAGACATTTCTCGACAACCATCAAATGTACCAAAGCAATCGAGTAAAACtacttctgaaataaaaacgaacacaAATTGTCACAAAAGTTGTGTGTGCCAAAAACCATCCAAACTTATATCAGACCCGCCAGGTTATATACTAGATCTAGATCAATATAAGCAAGACAGAGGTAAAAATGACCATGACAGCTGTAATTGtggcaaagaaaagaaaaaaccgCTTGGTTCAGCAACTTATCTACAAGACATTTCTCGACAACCATCAAATGTACCAAAGCAATCGAGTAAAACtacttctgaaataaaaacgaatacaaATTGTCACACAAGTTGTGTGTGCCAAAAACCATCCAAACTTATATCCGACCCTCCAGGTTATATACTAGATCTAGATCAATATAAGCAAGAGAGAGGAAAACATGATCATGACAGCTGTAATTGTGGTCAGGGAAAGAAAAAGCCATTTGGTTCATCAACCCAGTTTCAAGACACTTCTCGACAACAACTGAATGTGTCGAAAAGTTCGAGTAAAACTACTcctgaaataaaaacgaacacaAATTGTCACAAAAGTTGTGTGTGCCAAAAACCGTCGAAACTTATATCAGACCCGCCAGGTTATATACTAGACCTAGATCAATATAAGCAAAATAGAGAGAAGAATGACAACGACGGCTGTAATTGTGGTCAACAAAAGAAAAAGCCGTTTGATTCAGCAACGAAGCTTCAAGAGATTTCTCGGCAAGTATCGAATATGccgaaaaaaaatagtaaaataacttctgaaataaaaacgaacacaAATTGTCACAAAAGTTGTGTGTGCCAAAAGCCATCCAAACTTATATCGGATCCCCCAGGCTATATACTTGATCTAGACCAATATAAGAAAGAACATGCGCGAAATAAAGATGACAAATGCAAGTGCAGTGACCAAAAAAAGATATCGTCGGAATTGTCAGGATACATATTGGATCTACAGGAATATAAACTACCTAAGAATAAAGCGCatgtaataagtaaaaatatttttgaagtacaGATGAATACTATCGAAACCCATAAAAATGCAgaccagaaaaaaaattgttcatgtAGTGACTCTCACAATAGATCTTCGAGGGGATATGTATTAGAccttaaacaatataaacaaacacaacAGAAAAATAGTTGTTCGTGCAATGACAATGAGTCTGGAAAAAAGAGATCTAACTCAGCTGGATACATTGTAGATCtacaacaatataaacaaaaagcaCGTGAAAATACTCACAGTGAAACGTGTAATTGCAAAGAAACAATCAAGAAATTGGAACCAATTACCTGCTGTGTGGGCGATATCGAGTcaaatgaaaatagatttaaaacaaatatgcaaCAACCACCGACAAACAGCACCGCCGTTTCGGATTTGACTTGTAACTGTAGTGAACCTTcaggaaacaaattaaataatgatttcagAAAAATACAAGGTCCAACAAGAAATGCACTCGAAgtatgcaaaaatatatatggCTCGCATATGAACACATATGAAATAGACTACAGGAAAAGTGAGACTGATGATGAAATGTGTAATTGCAATCAGTCGGGAGCAAACAGAAGGGAATTTCCGAAATCTACAAAAGTAGCCTTAAATGATGCTAAAGAAACATGCAACTGCGAGCAAACTTCACAAA GAAAGTATAAAACCTGA
- the LOC113505863 gene encoding uncharacterized protein LOC113505863, with product MAQKFVEAKPWPILKKNYFNNKPNTKNKGVCIFPSLELQIRQAVQSISLQTSSTITPKKKSVAHENKALVKLQDEVKKLLDMPILQPQPVSTGGHDAKESLKKRPKI from the exons ATGGCTCAA AAATTTGTGGAAGCAAAACCTTGGCCAATACTGAAGAAGAATTATTTCAACAACAAACCAAATACCAAGAACAAGGGCGTCTGTATCTTTCCGTCATTGGAGCTCCAAATACGACAAGCGGTCCAGTCTATATCGTTACAAACGAGCTCTACAAttactccaaaaaaaaaatcggttgcTCACGAAAATAAAGCTTTA GTGAAACTGCAAGATGAAGTGAAAAAGCTATTGGACATGCCAATATTGCAACCACAACCAGTTTCCACAGGAGGACACGATGCTAAAGAATCTTTAAAAAAGAGACCAAAG ATTTAA